A window of the Brassica oleracea var. oleracea cultivar TO1000 chromosome C1, BOL, whole genome shotgun sequence genome harbors these coding sequences:
- the LOC106335211 gene encoding uncharacterized protein LOC106335211 produces MATSQPLQSERYPADQYDNSYYLHHNDHAGLVLVTDRLNTASEFHSWRQSVRMALNVRNKLGFINGTVLKPASTHRDYGAWSRCNDMVATWLMNSVSKKIGQSLLFINTAEGIWNILLARFKQEDAPRVFDIEQKLSKLEQGSMDFSTYYTELVTLWEEHLEFKNYVDLPVCTCGKCDAAALWETLQERSRVTKFLMGLAESYE; encoded by the coding sequence ATGGCGACTTCTCAACCTTTGCAATCTGAGCGATATCCGGCTGACCAGTATGATAATTCGTACTATCTTCATCACAATGATCATGCTGGATTGGTTCTTGTTACAGATCGCTTGAATACCGCTTCTGAATTTCATTCTTGGCGACAATCGGTTCGTATGGCATTGAATGTGCGCAACAAGCTAGGATTCATCAACGGTACGGTTCTTAAACCTGCATCTACTCATAGAGATTATGGTGCGTGGTCACGTTGCAATGATATGGTGGCAACTTGGTTGATGAATTCTGTTTCCAAGAAGATAGGGCAGAGTTTATTGTTTATCAATACTGCTGAAGGAATCTGGAATATTCTCTTAGCTAGATTTAAGCAAGAAGATGCGCCTAGAGTCTTTGATATAGAGCAGAAGTTGAGTAAGCTTGAGCAAGGTTCAATGGATTTTTCCACCTATTATACGGAGCTTGTGACATTGTGGGAGGAGCATCTGGAATTTAAAAACTATGTTGATTTACCGGTGTGTACATGCGGAAAATGTGATGCAGCGGCTCTTTGGGAGACGTTACAAGAACGTAGCAGAGTGACTAAGTTCTTGATGGGACTTGCTGAATCTTATGAGTAA
- the LOC106302483 gene encoding uncharacterized protein DDB_G0281497-like, producing MATGNRGRQLPKFGEWDASSPGVAQGFTVIFNNARDDKKTKKTAVAGPESLVTPPINNESHQKNNNHHNHQNKNHHNKRNSHIPREKKKWLCFR from the exons ATGGCAACG GGAAATAGAGGAAGACAACTGCCAAAGTTTGGGGAATGGGACGCGAGTAGTCCAGGCGTTGCCCAAGGATTCACCGTCATTTTCAACAACGCTCGTGACGACAAGAAGACCAAGAAAACAGCTGTTGCAGGACCTGAGAGTCTGGTTACACCTCCGATAAACAATGAGTCTCATCAGAAAAACAACAACCATCATAACCATCAGAACAAAAACCATCATAATAAACGTAATTCCCATATCCCACGAGAAAAG AAGAAATGGCTTTGCTTCCGGTAA